The following coding sequences lie in one Montipora foliosa isolate CH-2021 chromosome 11, ASM3666993v2, whole genome shotgun sequence genomic window:
- the LOC137974627 gene encoding tetratricopeptide repeat protein 28-like, which translates to MEYYEKDLSIAKEVGNRAGEGSAYRNLGNAYCNLGNFKQGIEYYEKDLSIAKEVGNRAGEGSTYGNLGCAYCNLGNVKQAVEYYEKGLSIVKEVEDRVGEGSAYGNLGNAYCILGNFKQAIEYYEKHLNIAKEVGNRAGEGSAYGNMGIAYLSLGNFKQAIEYYEKHLTIAKEVGDRAGEGSAYGNLGNAYRNLGNFKQAVEYYEKGLSIVKEVEDRVGEGSAYGNLGNAYCNLGNFKQAIEYYEKDLSIAKEVGNRAGEGSAYGNLGNAYRNLGDFKQAVEYYEKDLSIAKEVGNRAEEGLAYGNLGNAYGNLGYFKEAIEYHEHSLSIFKEIGHCIGEGNAWNSLGHDHELLGSLSNALRCYRLSIKHFDKTRRSLKSKDEWKISFRDSYRASYTALWRTLLKNGETEKALYAAEKGRAQALMDILKDQYGIDFPSFSELAPNQTLTAALELLPSQAVFVALDQNKIAFWVLRKDSKISFRQNEIANGSADLLMETILKGIGVRDGVRCENRSLDPLRRDLSHSKNLFTEKTVLPSSSSVNSLQPLYDVLLGPIADLLQGNELIVVPDGPFCLAPYSALSESIRIRTVPSLTAFNVIVGAPEDFHSKTGALLVGDPWLKEVTNKKGESILEQLPCAKQEVEMIGQLLQTTPLTGKSATKSEVLKSMKSVALVHIAAHGCQKRGEIALAPNTERKSPIPKEEDYILKMSDVQRISLRARLVVLSCCHSGRGEVKSEGVVGIARAFLCAGARSVLVSLWAIDDKVTLLFMRSFYQHLVDGKSASAALQQTMKSFRESKQHCAIKHWAPFVLVGDDVTLEFPKK; encoded by the exons AtggagtactacgaaaaagatcttagtattgcaaaagaagtaggtaatagggctggggagggatcagcctatcgaaatctgggaaatgcctattgcaatctcggtaattttaaacaaggcATTGAGTACtatgaaaaagatcttagtattgcaaaagaagtaggtaatagggctggggagggatcaacctatggaaatctgggatgTGCCTATTGCAATCTAGGTAATGTTAAACAAGCcgttgagtactacgaaaaaggtCTTAGCATTGTAAAAGAAGTAGAGGATAGGgttggggagggatcagcctatggaaatctgggaaatgcctattgcatcctaggtaattttaaacaagccattgagtactacgaaaaacatcttaatattgctaaagaagtaggtaatagggctggggagggatcagcctatggaaatatGGGAattgcctatcttagtctaggtaattttaaacaagccattgagtactacgaaaaacatcttactattgctaaagaagtaggtgatagggctggggagggatcagcctatggaaatctgggaaatgcctatcgcaatctaggtaattttaaacaagccgtTGAGTACTATGAAAAAGGTCTTAGCATTGTAAAAGAAGTAGAGGATAGGgttggggagggatcagcctatggaaatctgggaaatgcctattgcaatctaggtaattttaaacaagccattgagtactacgaaaaagatcttagtattgctaaagaagtaggtaatagggctggggagggatcagcctatggaaatctgggaaatgcctatcgcaatctaggtgattttaaacaagccgtTGAGTACtatgaaaaagatcttagtattgctaaagaagtaggtaatagggctgaaGAGGGattagcctatggaaatcttggAAATGCCTATGGCAATTTAGGttattttaaggaagccatagagtaccatgaacacagtcttagtattttcaaggaaattggaCACTGTATAGGAGAGGGAAACGCGTGGAATTCGCTAGGTCATGATCATGAATTGTTGGGTTCCTTGAGTAATGCACTCCGTTGCTATCGTTTaagtataaaacattttgataaAACAAGGCGTAGTCTGAAGTCAAAAGATGAATGGAAAATAAGTTTTCGTGATTCTTATCGCGCGTCATACACTGCTCTGTGGAGGacacttttgaagaatggagagacTGAAAAAGCTTTGTATGCAGCTGAGAAAggtcgagcacaggctttgatgGATATTTTGAAAGATCAATACGGCATTGACTTTCCGTCATTTTCTGAACTTGCTCCGAATCAAACTCTTACAGCTGCATTAGAGCTTTTACCTTCACAAGCCGTTTTTGTGGCACTTGACCAGAACAAGATCGCGTTTTGGGTGCTAAGAAAAGACAGCAAGATCAGCTTTCGGCAAAACGAAATCGCGAATGGAAGTGCTGATTTGTTGATGGAAACTATTTTGAAAGGGATCGGCGTAAGGGATGGTGTcagatgcgagaatcgttctTTGGATCCACTACGCCGTGACCTGTCTCACAGCAAAAaccttttcactgagaaaacaGTTCTACCATCCTCATCCTCCGTTAACTCTTTACAGccgttgtatgatgtcttactcgggccaattgcagacttgctgcaaggaaatgagttaatcgttgttcccgatggaccattttgcttggctccataTTCTGCATTGAGTGAATCTATCAGGATCCGCACCGTTCCCTCGTTGACCGCTTTTAATGTGATCGTTGGTGCACCTGAAGACTTCCACAGTAAGACTGGCGCACTGCTTGTAGGTGATCCGTGGTTGAAAGAAGTTACTAACAAGAAAGGGGAATCCATTTTGGAACAGCTTCCGTGCGCAAAACAAGAAGTAGAGATGATTGGACAACTTTTGCAGACAACACCGCTGACTGGAAAAAGTGCCACGAAATCTGAGGTGCTGAAAAGTATGAAATCAGTTGCATTAGTTCACATTGCAGCACATGGATGCCAAAAAAGgggagaaattgctttagccCCAAATACCGAACGGAAATCGCCAATTCCCAAAGAGGAAGActacattttgaaaatgtcggatgttcagagaatttctcttcgagcaagactagttgtgctgagctgttgtcacagtggccggggagaagtgaagtctgagggagtggtgggaattgcaagggctttcctgtgtgctggagctcggtctgttttggtgtcactctgggcaattgatgacAAGGTAACGTTGCTGTTCATGAGGAGCTTCTACCAGCACCTGGTAGATGGAAAAAGCGCAAGTGCAGCTcttcaacaaacaatgaaatcTTTCCGAGAGTCAAAGCAGCATTGCGCTATAaagcactgggcgccatttgtgctggttggcgatgatgtcacgctggaatttccaaaaaaatg a